From the Corynebacterium sp. P3-F1 genome, the window GCCGGGAAGAGGAAGGTATAGATAGTCCACAAAGCATCAGCAATCGCCTTACCAATGCCGGTGCTGAAGAACTGAGTGATCTGCGAAACAATAGCGTCAAGGTTCATGTGACCTAAGTTAATACATGTGTCACGTATGAAGAAGCGAAAACGTCCACAACCACTACCCCCGCGAGGAGGACTTAGCGCAACGCGAGCGCGAGTACCCGACGGGGAGGCTGTGCGCGCACTCGATTTCATCTGGCACCTCGTGTCCACGCAGCGGCACCGCCACCCGGATGACGACGAAAGTGCAGTCACGCAACGTTTCGCCCAAAACGAGGTCGTGCTTATCGACGGTACCTCTCTCGCCCCAACCGACCTCCTCGCCCCCGGGACCGACGTGTACTTCTACCGGCGCCCAGCCCCAGAAGAGCGTGTCCCCTACGACATAGAAACTGTGTACGAGGACGAACGCATCATGGTGGTCCGCAAACCGCCGTTCCTGGCCACCATGCCGCGCGCCTCCCACATCACCGAAAACGCCGCCGTGCGTCTGCGCAGAGCTACGGGAAACGAAGAACTCACACCAGCCCACCGGCTCGACCGCATGACATCCGGACTACTGCTATTGACTAAACGCACCGAGTATCGAGGCGCCTACCAACAACTCTTCGCCCGACGAGAAGTACAAAAAATGTACGAAGCGGTCGCTGACGACATCGGACTGAAAGCCCCGCTCCGATGGGAGCACCGGATAGAAAAGAATGAGGGCGAGCTTGCCGCAAACATCATCCCAGACGGCGCGCCAAATGCTCTGACGACGGTATCCGACATCACTCCCCTTAATGGGCAAAAAGATACCGCCAGGTACGTCCTCCACCCAGTGACAGGAAAGACACACCAATTGCGCGTCCAGATGCATGCCGCCGGCGCGCCGATCCACGGCGACCCCATCTATCCGAAGCTGGTGCCAGCTGAAGAAGAGAACTTCAACACCCCAATGCTATTGGCGTCCATCGGTCTTGCATTCACGGACCCGATCGCCGGCACGCGCCGCAGCTTTGTCACCCGAGGATGGTCTGGCCTGCCAATTCCCGAATCTCGCCTAGAAACGTAGACAACAAAATGAAAACCGGTCACTGTCCGTTGATCGGGTGGTGACCGGTGTATGTGTGAAGTTTTTGGTCGGCGGTAACTTACTCTCCCACACCCTCCCGGGTGCAGTACCATCAGCGCGGGTGGGCTTAGCTTCCGGGTTCGGAATGGGTCCGGGCGTTTCCCCACCGCTATCAACCACCGACACACCTTTGGGGTTTGTCGTCATGGTCGCACCACGTGGGTGTGGTGCGGGTGTATGTAGTTTTTTTGGGTGGCCACACAGTGTGTGTGTGGTGTGTCAGATACTGCATAGTGGACGCGGGTAGACGTTTTTGTCTGTGTTTTTTGTGTTGTGCCCTAGGTTGGGTGCACGTTGTGGTTTGTTGGTTGGTGTATTAGTACCAGTCACCTTCGCACATTGCGGTGCTTCCAGATCTGGCCTATCAACCCCATCGTCTATGGGGAACCTATGAAACCTCATCTTGAAACAGGCTTCCCGCTTAGATGCTTTCAGCGGTTATCCCTTCCGTACGTAGCCAACCAGCGGTGCTCCTGGCGGAACAACTGGCACACCAGAGGTACGTCCGTCCCGGTCCTCTCGTACTGGGGACAGCCTTTCTCAAGTTTCTGCGCGCGCGGCGGATAGAGACCGAACTGTCTCACGACGTTCTGAACCCAGCTCGCGTGCCGCTTTAATGGGCGAACAGCCCAACCCTTGGGACCTACTCCAGCCCCAGGATGCGACGAGCCGACATCGAGGTGCCAAACCATCCCGTCGATATGGACTCTTGGGGAAGATCAGCCTGTTATCCCCGGGGTACCTTTTATCCGTTGAGCGACACCACATCCACAAGTAGGTGCCGGATCACTAGTCCCGACTTTCGTCCCTGCTCGACGTGTTGGTCTCGCAGTCAAGCTCCCTTGTGCACTTACACTCTAAACACCTGATTGCCAACCAGGCTGAGGGAACCTTTGGGCGCCTCCGTTACTCTTTGGGAGGCAACCGCCCCAGTTAAACTACCCACCAGGCACTGTCCCCAACCCAGATCATGGGCCAAGGTTAAGACATCCACTACGGTCAGAGTGGTATTTCACTTGCCGACTCCACACCCACTAGCGTGAGCGCTTCATAGTCTCCCACCTATGCTACACAAACCGCAGTAAACACCAATACCAAGCTATAGTGAAGGTCCCGGGGTCTTTTCGTCCTGCCGCGCGAAACGAGCATCTTTACTCGTAGTGCAATTTCACCGGGCCTGTGGTTGAGACAGCAGGGAAGTCGTTACGCCATTCGTGCAGGTCGGAACTTACCCGACAAGGAATTTCGCTACCTTAGGATGGTTATAGTTACCACCGCCGTTTACTGGGGCTTAAATTCTCCGCTTCGGACAGGTGTCCTAACAGGTCCTCTTAACCTTCCAGCACCGGGCAGGCGTCAGTCCGTATACATCAACTTAACCGTCTTCGCACGGACCTGTGTTTTTGATAAACAGTCGCTTCCCTCTCTTTTCTGCGACCCCAACACGCTCACCGACGCATGACCGGTTCACCTGTTGTGGCCCCCCTTCTCCCGAAGTTACGGGGGTAATTTGCCGAGTTCCTTAACCACAGTTCACCCGACCGCCTGAGTATGTTCTACTTGACTACCTGTGTCGGTTTCGGGTACGGGCCGTACATACACATCGCTAGAGGCTTTTCTCGACAGCATAGGATCACCACCATCACCCAATAAGGGTTACGCATCACGCCTGGCACTTATGGCACCCGCATTTCACTAGGTGCCGTGCTGCACGCTTGCACCACAATCCAATAAGTGGCGTAGCTACCAAACTGTGTCACCCCATCACTTGACTACTACAGATCAGGCCCCACGCATCACACCCACCCAACCATCAAAGATGGCCATGGCAGGCGGTCAGGGTGGTTAGTATCACCGGTTCATCATTGGGCGCATACATACGGGTACGGGAATATCAACCCGTTGACCATCGACTACGCCTGTCGGCCTCGCCTTAGGACCCGACTCACCCTGGGAAGACGAACTTGACCCAGGAACCCTTAGTCATTCGGCGGATACGATTCTCACGTATCATTCGTTACTCATGCCTGCATTCTCACTCGCATGCAGTCCACACGCCCTTACGATCATGCTTCACCCCACATGCGACGCTCCCCTACCCAGCAATACTGCTGCCGCGGCTTCG encodes:
- a CDS encoding pseudouridine synthase; the encoded protein is MRALDFIWHLVSTQRHRHPDDDESAVTQRFAQNEVVLIDGTSLAPTDLLAPGTDVYFYRRPAPEERVPYDIETVYEDERIMVVRKPPFLATMPRASHITENAAVRLRRATGNEELTPAHRLDRMTSGLLLLTKRTEYRGAYQQLFARREVQKMYEAVADDIGLKAPLRWEHRIEKNEGELAANIIPDGAPNALTTVSDITPLNGQKDTARYVLHPVTGKTHQLRVQMHAAGAPIHGDPIYPKLVPAEEENFNTPMLLASIGLAFTDPIAGTRRSFVTRGWSGLPIPESRLET